Below is a genomic region from Hylemonella gracilis.
TCGCCGACACCGTGACCGAGATGACCCTGGTCAAGCACCACTTCAATGCCGGCGTGCCGGCGCAACGTGGCATTGAAGACTGAAGCCGTGTCTTTTTCCATGATCCACCCTGGCATGCCCTTGCGCAAGAAACATCGCGTGCGCACGGTGTCTTCGCTGGCGGCCTTGGGCTTGCTGTCCTGCATGGCCTCGGCGCAACCGCCGCAGCGCATCGTCACGCTCTCGCCTTCCTTGACCGAAGCCATCTGCGCCCTGGGTCACTGCGCCCAGTTGGTGGGCGCCGACCGGTATTCGAGCTGGCCCGAGACTGTGCAGGTCCTGCCCAGGGTTGGGGGACTGGAAGACGCGCAGATCGAGCGTATCGTGGCGCTGCGTCCCGACATGGTGTTGCTCGGCCCGCGCAGCCGTGCAGGCGAGCGGTTGTCGGCGCTGGGCGTGCCGGTGATGACGCTGGACAGCCGCACCCACGCCGATCTGAAGCGCATGCTGTTGACGCTGGGTGACGCGCTCGGCGAGCCCACGCGCGCCACCGAACTGGTGGCGCGCATCGACGCCGAGCTGGATGCCGCCGCTGAACATCTGTCCGCCGCGCTGCGCGGACGCTCCGTCTACGTGGAAGTGGCGGCGGGCTCGGCCGCCAGCACCGCAAGTTTCATCGGCGAGACGGTGGCCCGGCTGGGCCTGGTCAACGTGGTGGGGGGCGAGCTGGGCTTGTTTCCCAGGATCAACCCCGAATTCCTGCTGCGCCGCCCGCCCGACATCATCATCGGCCCGCGTGCCTCGCTGACCCCTCCGGCCGAGCGCCCGGGCTGGAACACGCTGCCCGCCGTGCGCCAGAACCAGCTTTGCCTGCTGGACGCGGACCGCATGGACCTGCTCTCGCGCCCCGGACCGCGCCTGGGCGAGGCCGCGCGAATGCTGGTCGATTGCCTGAACGCCTTGCCCTCGCGCGAGTCGCGCAGACCATGACCTAATTTTTCTTCAAGGACCTTCCATGTCATCCCGAAAAATTCCCGCCACCATCGTCACCGGCTTTCTGGGCAGTGGCAAGACCACGCTGCTGCGCCATTTGCTGGCCAATGCCCAGGGACGTCGTATCGCGGTCATCGTCAACGAATTTGGCGAACTGGGCATCGACGGTGAAATCATGCGCGGCTGCGGCATCGGTTGTGACGACAACGGCGAAAGCAACGGGCAGCTCTTCGAGCTGGCCAATGGGTGCCTGTGCTGCACCGTGCAGGAAGAGTTCGCACCCGTGATGGAAATGCTGGCAGCGCGCCGCGACCAGATCGACCACTTGGTCATCGAGACCTCGGGCCTGGCCCTGCCCAAGCCGCTGGTGCAGGCTTTCCAGTGGCCCGCGCTGCGCAGCACCTTCACGGTGGACGCCGTCATCACCGTGGTCGACGCGCCTGCCGTGGCCGCGGGTGACTTTGCCGACGACCCCGTGGCGGTCGACGCGCAGCGTCGCGCCGATGAGAACCTGGACCACGACTCGCCCCTGCACGAGCTGTTTGAAGACCAGTTGGCCACGGCGGATCTGGTGGTGGTGCACAAGACGGACGGGGTCAGCGCCGACGAACTGGCGGGCGTGGAGGCGGTCATCCGCGCCGAGACCCAAGCCGGCGTGAAGCTGGTGCATGCCCAGCACGGCCGCCTCGACATCGGTGTGCTGCTCGGCCTGGAGCGTGCGGTGGAAGACCAGATCGATCAGCGCAAGACCCACCACGACGACGAGGAAGACCATGACCACGACGCCTTCGATTCGGTGCAGGTGGCATTGGAGGTGACGAACCGCGAATCCCTGCTGGATGCCTTGCGCGCGCTGGTGGCACGCCACGAAATCTACCGTGTCAAAGGCTTTGTGGCCTTGCCCGACGCGGCCATGCGCCTGGTGGTCCAGGGCGTGGGCTCGCGTTTCGACAGTTATTTCGATCGGCCTTGGGTGATGGGCGAGTACCGTCAGTCGCGCCT
It encodes:
- a CDS encoding ABC transporter substrate-binding protein, whose translation is MSFSMIHPGMPLRKKHRVRTVSSLAALGLLSCMASAQPPQRIVTLSPSLTEAICALGHCAQLVGADRYSSWPETVQVLPRVGGLEDAQIERIVALRPDMVLLGPRSRAGERLSALGVPVMTLDSRTHADLKRMLLTLGDALGEPTRATELVARIDAELDAAAEHLSAALRGRSVYVEVAAGSAASTASFIGETVARLGLVNVVGGELGLFPRINPEFLLRRPPDIIIGPRASLTPPAERPGWNTLPAVRQNQLCLLDADRMDLLSRPGPRLGEAARMLVDCLNALPSRESRRP
- the cobW gene encoding cobalamin biosynthesis protein CobW; translated protein: MSSRKIPATIVTGFLGSGKTTLLRHLLANAQGRRIAVIVNEFGELGIDGEIMRGCGIGCDDNGESNGQLFELANGCLCCTVQEEFAPVMEMLAARRDQIDHLVIETSGLALPKPLVQAFQWPALRSTFTVDAVITVVDAPAVAAGDFADDPVAVDAQRRADENLDHDSPLHELFEDQLATADLVVVHKTDGVSADELAGVEAVIRAETQAGVKLVHAQHGRLDIGVLLGLERAVEDQIDQRKTHHDDEEDHDHDAFDSVQVALEVTNRESLLDALRALVARHEIYRVKGFVALPDAAMRLVVQGVGSRFDSYFDRPWVMGEYRQSRLVLIGSELDGAVLQAELDAALAAPVAA